The proteins below are encoded in one region of Festucalex cinctus isolate MCC-2025b chromosome 2, RoL_Fcin_1.0, whole genome shotgun sequence:
- the pqbp1 gene encoding polyglutamine-binding protein 1 — protein MPLPAALLARLAKRGIVKPTEQGADEEIIAEDYDDNNVDYEATRVENLPPNWYKVFDPSCGLPYYWNVETDLVAWLSPNDPSAQITKAAKKQKADAGDNRVERQSEKTDRERDRDRESYRDRDRERERDRERDERRERDRRKQRREDAAPYNKAKRGKKDDEMDPMDPSAYSDAPRGLWSSGLPKRNEAKTGADTTAAGPLFQQRPYPSPGAVLRANAANQFVKE, from the exons ATGCCCCTTCCTGCAGCACTGCTGGCCCGCTTGGCCAAAAGAGGGATTGTGAAACCCACAGAGCAAG GGGCAGATGAGGAGATTATTGCTGAAGATTACGACGACAACAATGTCGATTATGAAGCCACCAGGGTAGAAAATTTGCCGCCAAACTGGTATAAAGTGTTTGACCCGTCTTG TGGCCTTCCTTACTACTGGAATGTGGAGACAGACTTGGTGGCCTGGCTGTCGCCAAACGACCCATCTGCTCAGATAACAAAAGCTGCCAAGAAACAAAAag CGGATGCCGGGGACAACCGAGTCGAGCGCCAGTCAGAGAAGACAGACAGAGAACGGGACCGAGATCGCGAGAGCTATCGAGACCGAGATCGGGAAAGAGAGCGCGATCGTGAGAGGGATGAGCGCCGCGAACGAGACAGAAGAAAGCAGAGGAGGGAAGATGCTGCACCCTATAACAAGGCCAAAAGAG GTAAAAAAGATGATGAAATGGACCCCATGGACCCAAGTGCATATTCTGATGCTCCAAG GGGCTTGTGGTCAAGTGGCCTTCCCAAACGAAACGAAGCGAAGACGGGAGCTGACACCACGGCCGCCGGGCCACTGTTTCAGCAGCGGCCGTACCCGAGTCCGGGAGCCGTACTCCGCGCTAACGCAGCCAACCAATTTGTCAAGGAGTAA
- the gpkow gene encoding G-patch domain and KOW motifs-containing protein, translating into MASYENGSCSPSSSEVQGEKKTSVSFGFAKTLSKFKPPSGDAVSTKDDIDYLTGITRNELQSTKPSEGPTERVIPLILKNRWRARDQEDQDLGSADKSRKSDQLNGDGSEDKTYENDSVEAQAVKELIEDSRRKLEELQSEANLNLTIPLLEQNKVPDGFEDGDRLNVELRPKPSTEEDYERVPVEGYGLAMLKGMGWKKGEGIGRTFKQDVKPYEYKPRVIGLGLGADRSAVKDLEPGKRRRPPKPGEERDKEEEEERLVLARGGCVLLESGAHKERYGKIEALDTDNARVLVKLAIGGDVVSVHQYAVKLVKQKEYDRYGKDLSRLSKAHKTKLKEERVRDERQQQEERRHTDEVKRASSERDGGKDNRKRKHGESSHDRETPPEKEARQAKAPPSWLQRDLKVRFVDKDFKGGRYYNSKMRVEDVVTPSTCICRTEEGRLIDDVKQDMLETIVPKSEYDAIMVVLGEHRGQVGRILQRDKNKCRAMVQLDRHEKKLFTLDYDFICHYLGATDHW; encoded by the exons ATGGCGTCGTACGAGAACGGTTCGTGCTCCCCCTCGTCTTCCGAGGTCCAAGGCGAGAAGAAAACATCAGTTTCGTTCGGTTTCGCTAAAACGTTGAGCAAATTCAAACCTCCGAGCGGCGACGCCGTGTCAACGAAAGATGACATCGATTATTTGACCGGAATCACCAGGAATGAATTACAGAg TACGAAGCCATCTGAAGGTCCAACGGAACGTGTCATCCCTCTGATCCTGAAGAACCGCTGGCGCGCCCGCGATCAAGAGGACCAGGACCTTGGAAGTGCAGATAAAAGTCGCAAATCGGATCAACTGAACGGCGACGGGAGTGAAGACAAAACTTACGAGAATGATTCCGTGGAAGCTCAGGCTGTTAAAGAGCTCATTGAAG ATTCAAGGAGGAAGCTGGAGGAGTTGCAGTCGGAGGCTAACCTCAACCTCACCATCCCCCTGTTGGAACAGAACAAGGTGCCTGATGGCTTTGAGGATGGAGACCGTTTAAATGTGGAGCTGCGGCCAAAACCT TCAACGGAAGAGGATTATGAGCGAGTTCCTGTTGAAGGCTATGGCCTAGCAATGCTGAAGGGAATGGGCTGGAAAAAAGGTGAAGGCATTGGGCGCACCTTTAAACA AGATGTGAAACCATATGAATACAAACCCCGTGTCATTGGCTTGGGTCTCGGGGCGGATCGCTCGGCCGTCAAGGATCTGGAGCCCGGCAAACGTCGGCGCCCGCCCAAGCCCGGCGAGGAGCGCgacaaggaggaagaggaggagcggCTGGTGTTGGCTCGTGGCGGATGCGTGCTGCTGGAGTCAGGAGCGCACAAAGAGCGCTACGGAAAG ATTGAAGCGCTGGACACGGACAACGCTCGCGTTTTGGTCAAGTTGGCAATCGGTGGCGATGTGGTGTCAGTCCACCAGTATGCTGTCAAACTGGTCAAGCAGAAAGAATACGACCGATACGGCAAAGACCTTA GTCGTCTCAGCAAAGCACATAAGACCAAACTAAAAGAGGAGAGAGTGCGTGATGAACGCCAGCAACAGGAGGAGAGGCGGCACACGGACGAGGTCAAACGCGCGTCTTCCGAGAGAGACGGAGGAAAAGATAACAGGAAAAGGAAACACGGAGAGTCCAGCCATGACAG AGAGACGCCTCCAGAAAAAGAGGCGAGGCAAGCAAAGGCTCCGCCCTCCTGGCTCCAGAGAGACTTGAAAGTTCGTTTTGTGGACAAAGATTTCAAGGGGGGCAGATACTACAACTCAAAG ATGCGCGTGGAGGATGTCGTAACACCTTCTACCTGCATTTGTCGAACGGAAGAAGGAAGACTGATAGATG ATGTGAAGCAGGACATGCTGGAAACAATTGTGCCCAAAAGCGAATATGACGCCATCATGGTTGTACTCGGCGAGCATCGGGGACAG GTGGGCCGTATTCTGCAGCGGGACAAGAACAAGTGCAGAGCGATGGTCCAGCTTGACAGACATGAAAAGAAACTCTTCACTTTGGACTATGACTTTATTTGTCACTATTTGGGAGCGACAGACCATTGGTGA